A portion of the Streptomyces sp. NBC_00376 genome contains these proteins:
- the trpD gene encoding anthranilate phosphoribosyltransferase, with the protein MNVVTPIGGDSVADRTWPGVLNPLLRGEDLTADDTAWAMDRIMSGEASDVQIAGFAVALRAKGETIDEVSGLVRTMYEHANTIHVPGRTVDIVGTGGDLAKTVNISTMSAVVIAGTGAKVVKHGNRASSSASGSSDVLEKLGVNLDLSAQRVVEVAEEAGITFCFAVKFHPALRYVARARKELGTPTTFNILGPLTNPARVRSQAVGVADLKMAPIVAGVLAERGNSALVFRGDDGLDELTTTATSRVWVVRDGEVREEVFDPRDVGLELVPVEALRGADASYNADVARRVLSGERGPARDAVLLNSAAALTALDPTDGTLNEQLAAGIAKAAESIDSGAAARALERWVAASNA; encoded by the coding sequence ATGAACGTTGTGACCCCGATCGGCGGCGACAGCGTGGCGGACCGTACCTGGCCCGGCGTGCTGAACCCCCTGCTGCGCGGCGAGGACCTCACCGCCGACGACACCGCGTGGGCGATGGACCGCATCATGAGCGGCGAGGCGAGCGATGTGCAGATCGCCGGATTCGCGGTGGCCCTGCGCGCCAAGGGCGAGACCATCGACGAGGTCTCCGGCCTGGTCCGGACGATGTACGAGCACGCCAACACCATCCACGTACCCGGCCGTACGGTCGACATCGTCGGCACCGGCGGAGACCTCGCCAAGACGGTCAACATCTCCACCATGTCGGCGGTCGTCATCGCCGGTACCGGCGCCAAGGTCGTCAAGCACGGCAACCGCGCCTCCTCGTCGGCGAGCGGTTCCTCCGACGTGCTGGAGAAGCTCGGCGTCAATCTGGACCTCTCCGCGCAGCGGGTGGTCGAGGTCGCCGAGGAGGCCGGCATCACCTTCTGTTTCGCGGTGAAGTTCCACCCCGCCCTGCGGTACGTCGCAAGGGCCCGCAAGGAGCTCGGCACGCCGACCACGTTCAACATCCTCGGGCCGCTCACCAACCCGGCCCGGGTGCGTTCCCAGGCCGTCGGTGTCGCCGACCTGAAGATGGCGCCCATCGTCGCCGGTGTCCTTGCCGAGCGCGGCAATTCGGCGCTGGTCTTCCGCGGTGACGACGGCCTGGACGAGCTGACCACGACCGCGACCTCCCGGGTCTGGGTGGTCCGGGACGGAGAGGTGCGCGAGGAGGTCTTCGACCCGCGCGACGTCGGTCTGGAACTGGTGCCCGTCGAGGCCCTGCGCGGTGCGGACGCCTCGTACAACGCCGACGTCGCCCGGCGGGTGCTGTCCGGCGAGCGGGGGCCGGCGCGGGATGCCGTGCTGCTCAACTCGGCGGCGGCGCTGACGGCTCTCGACCCGACGGACGGCACGCTGAACGAGCAGCTCGCGGCCGGGATCGCGAAGGCCGCCGAGTCCATCGACTCCGGGGCGGCGGCGCGTGCGCTGGAGCGCTGGGTGGCGGCCAGCAACGCCTGA
- a CDS encoding IS30 family transposase: MPRRHLRRDEYEQLRAEGVAQSVAARRVGVNERTARDWDQGVKKSRAARTYADGRRVDYAAGSVTMCGVTTSSVGLAALEKQLHPRFLTLAEREQIRDLRAAGQSLRAIGRALGRPASTIMREIDTHSSPEGYQPCAAHRAAAARGPRPKGRKLLREGLLRYFVQDGLRRRWSPEQICHALFKEHPDDRSMRVSVETIYQALYFQARGGLKREVQAAIRTGRTRRKPHRDPATRTPRFTDPMIMISDRPADVEDRAVPGHWEGDLIIGANSRSAIATLVERTTRYTMLVHLPGGAHDAETVRDGLVRTIETLPAHLRGSLTWDQGSEMARHKQFTMFTGMPVYFCDPASPWQRGSNENTNGLLRQYFPRGTDLSLHSPEDLEHVAQELNGRPRKTLDWDTPAERLRDLLTT; the protein is encoded by the coding sequence TTGCCGCGGCGGCATTTGCGGCGGGATGAGTACGAGCAGTTGCGGGCCGAGGGTGTTGCGCAGTCCGTGGCGGCCAGGCGTGTCGGGGTGAACGAGCGCACGGCCAGGGACTGGGACCAGGGCGTCAAGAAGAGTCGCGCGGCGCGGACCTACGCCGATGGCCGCCGTGTCGATTACGCGGCGGGGTCCGTCACGATGTGCGGTGTGACCACATCATCGGTGGGTCTGGCGGCCCTGGAGAAGCAGCTGCATCCGAGGTTCCTGACGCTGGCCGAGCGCGAGCAGATCCGCGATCTTCGGGCGGCGGGCCAGTCGTTGCGGGCGATTGGCCGCGCCCTGGGCCGGCCGGCCAGCACGATCATGCGGGAGATCGACACCCACTCCAGCCCCGAGGGCTACCAGCCCTGTGCGGCCCACCGGGCAGCTGCAGCGCGCGGGCCCCGGCCCAAAGGCCGCAAGCTGCTGCGCGAGGGCCTGTTGCGCTACTTCGTCCAGGACGGCTTGCGCAGACGGTGGTCGCCGGAACAGATCTGCCACGCTTTGTTCAAGGAGCATCCCGACGACCGGAGCATGCGGGTGAGCGTGGAAACGATCTACCAGGCACTGTATTTCCAGGCGCGCGGCGGCCTGAAACGAGAAGTGCAGGCAGCGATCCGCACCGGCCGCACCCGCCGCAAACCACACCGCGACCCAGCCACACGCACGCCACGGTTCACCGACCCGATGATCATGATCAGTGACCGCCCCGCCGACGTCGAGGACCGGGCCGTTCCCGGGCACTGGGAAGGCGACCTGATCATCGGCGCGAACAGCCGCTCCGCAATCGCCACCCTGGTGGAGCGGACCACCCGCTACACCATGCTGGTCCACCTGCCCGGCGGAGCCCACGACGCCGAAACCGTCCGCGACGGCCTGGTCCGCACCATCGAGACCCTGCCCGCGCACCTGCGCGGCTCCCTCACCTGGGACCAGGGCAGCGAGATGGCACGCCACAAGCAGTTCACCATGTTCACCGGCATGCCGGTCTACTTCTGCGATCCCGCCTCGCCCTGGCAACGCGGCTCCAACGAGAACACCAACGGCCTTTTGCGGCAGTACTTCCCCAGAGGCACCGACCTGAGCCTCCACAGCCCCGAAGACCTCGAACACGTCGCCCAGGAACTCAACGGCCGCCCACGCAAGACGCTCGACTGGGATACCCCGGCCGAGCGTCTACGTGATCTACTCACCACTTAA
- a CDS encoding C40 family peptidase codes for MVSHRRSTQSGLNLSVRATVLSAAAATAAAGLGAATANADPQDSPRTAKARIDRLYTEAERATEQYNEAGENAGRLRGEVDRAQDRAARGQEQVNRMRTVLGSAASAQYRSGGIDPSLALLLSSDPDSYLDRAAVLERLNEVQAAELRELQKAQQGLEQTRAEADRALAELELNRAAATRHKRTVERKLAEARKLLETLPGADRAEFERASRSGRDGGLPAMAGLSAGSARAAAAVAAVRQALGRPYIWGANGPAGFDCSGLMQWAYAQAGVSLPRTSQAQRYAGHMVPLSEARPGDLVVYRADASHVAMYVGNGQVIHAPYPGAPVRYDPVGMMPVSSVTRV; via the coding sequence GTGGTGTCCCATCGCCGTTCCACACAGTCCGGCCTCAACCTGAGCGTCCGGGCCACCGTTCTGTCCGCCGCGGCGGCGACCGCGGCCGCCGGCCTCGGCGCGGCCACCGCGAACGCCGACCCGCAGGACTCCCCCCGGACCGCGAAGGCCCGCATCGACCGGCTGTACACCGAGGCCGAGCGGGCCACCGAGCAGTACAACGAGGCCGGTGAGAACGCCGGCCGGCTGCGCGGCGAGGTCGACCGGGCCCAGGACCGGGCGGCCCGTGGCCAGGAGCAGGTCAACCGGATGCGTACGGTGCTCGGTTCGGCGGCGAGCGCGCAGTACCGCTCCGGTGGCATCGACCCCTCGCTCGCCCTGCTGCTCTCCTCCGACCCGGACAGCTACCTGGACCGGGCGGCCGTGCTGGAGCGCCTGAACGAGGTCCAGGCCGCCGAGCTGCGGGAACTCCAGAAGGCCCAGCAGGGGCTGGAGCAGACCCGGGCGGAGGCGGACCGCGCGCTGGCCGAGCTGGAGCTCAACCGGGCGGCCGCCACCCGCCACAAACGGACCGTCGAACGCAAGCTCGCCGAGGCCAGGAAGCTGCTGGAGACGCTGCCCGGCGCCGACCGGGCGGAGTTCGAGCGGGCCTCGCGCTCCGGCCGCGACGGCGGGCTCCCGGCCATGGCCGGTCTGTCGGCCGGCTCCGCACGTGCGGCGGCCGCCGTCGCGGCGGTCCGGCAGGCGCTGGGCCGCCCGTACATCTGGGGGGCCAACGGACCGGCCGGATTCGACTGCTCCGGGCTGATGCAGTGGGCGTACGCCCAGGCCGGGGTCAGCCTTCCGCGCACCTCGCAGGCCCAGCGGTACGCGGGACACATGGTGCCGCTCTCCGAGGCCCGCCCCGGCGACCTGGTCGTCTACCGCGCGGACGCGAGCCACGTCGCGATGTACGTCGGCAACGGCCAGGTGATCCACGCCCCGTACCCCGGGGCCCCGGTGCGCTACGACCCCGTCGGCATGATGCCCGTCTCGTCGGTGACCCGCGTCTGA
- a CDS encoding C40 family peptidase: MASHRRPKQPSRARVTVLTATAAAAVALTSQAAHADPKPSKGEVREEVEKLSHAAGDANEKYYGAKEKQQKLEKEVAALQDKVARGQQEVNNLRNGLGSLAAAQYRSGGIDPSVQLFLSSNPDTFLDEASALDQLTAKQTETLGKIQEKQRVLAQQRKEAQDKLGDLADVRKTLGEKKKDLQTKLAKAQQLLNSMTAAERAKMREDQQRASRSAGDRVELGNELPASAWGAAALNAAKTQVGKPYGRGGTGPGSFDCSGLTQWAYAQANVQISRVTYTQVNDGVHVGRSALKPGDLVFFNNTAHVGLYAGNNTVLHAPYPGTFVRYESMDTIGSFQFGVRVG; the protein is encoded by the coding sequence GTGGCGTCCCACCGTCGTCCCAAGCAGCCGAGCCGCGCCCGTGTGACCGTGCTCACCGCGACCGCCGCCGCGGCCGTGGCCCTGACCTCCCAGGCGGCCCACGCCGACCCGAAGCCCTCCAAGGGCGAAGTCCGGGAAGAGGTCGAGAAGCTCAGCCACGCGGCCGGCGACGCCAACGAGAAGTACTACGGCGCCAAGGAGAAGCAGCAGAAGCTGGAGAAGGAAGTCGCCGCGCTGCAGGACAAGGTGGCCCGCGGCCAGCAGGAGGTCAACAACCTGCGCAACGGCCTCGGTTCGCTCGCGGCGGCCCAGTACCGCTCCGGTGGCATCGACCCGTCGGTGCAGCTCTTCCTCTCGTCCAACCCGGACACCTTCCTCGACGAGGCCTCGGCCCTCGACCAGTTGACGGCCAAGCAGACCGAGACCCTGGGCAAGATCCAGGAGAAGCAGCGGGTCCTCGCGCAGCAGCGCAAAGAGGCCCAGGACAAGCTCGGTGACCTCGCGGACGTACGCAAGACGCTCGGCGAGAAGAAGAAGGACCTCCAGACCAAGCTGGCCAAGGCGCAGCAGCTGCTCAACTCGATGACCGCAGCCGAACGCGCGAAGATGCGCGAGGACCAGCAGCGCGCCAGCCGCTCCGCGGGCGACCGGGTCGAACTGGGCAACGAGCTCCCCGCCTCCGCCTGGGGCGCCGCCGCTCTGAACGCCGCCAAGACCCAGGTGGGCAAGCCGTACGGCCGCGGCGGCACCGGCCCCGGCTCCTTCGACTGCTCCGGGCTGACCCAGTGGGCCTACGCCCAGGCCAACGTCCAGATCTCCCGGGTCACTTACACCCAGGTCAACGACGGCGTCCACGTCGGGCGCAGCGCGCTGAAGCCGGGCGACCTGGTCTTCTTCAACAACACCGCGCACGTGGGCCTCTACGCGGGCAACAACACCGTCCTGCACGCCCCGTACCCGGGCACGTTCGTCCGTTACGAGTCGATGGACACCATCGGCAGCTTCCAGTTCGGCGTGCGCGTCGGCTGA
- a CDS encoding rhomboid family intramembrane serine protease, with amino-acid sequence MIDRRAVTGRLTGGLLRTVTSGGPVVTHALIAACVLVFLISPLSGFNPVPGTADALLAAQAGYFERWGVIPSELWDGSAHALLTPLTALFVHGSWLHLLGNVLFLYVFGAMTEERMGRLGFTSFYVISGYLALVAYAAAHATSDQTLVGASGAISAVLGAFLYLFPRARVTSLFPFLFFLPLRFPAWIVLVFWFALQWLAVQGAGSGGPGVAYLAHVVGFALGFLYAWGRYRRTDRVKGPATATEGESQP; translated from the coding sequence ATGATCGATCGGCGAGCTGTGACCGGAAGGCTGACCGGTGGGCTGCTACGGACGGTCACCTCGGGCGGGCCAGTGGTGACCCATGCCCTGATCGCGGCCTGCGTCCTGGTCTTCTTGATCAGCCCGCTGTCCGGCTTCAACCCGGTCCCCGGCACCGCCGACGCCCTGCTCGCCGCCCAGGCCGGGTACTTCGAACGCTGGGGCGTGATCCCCAGCGAGCTGTGGGACGGCTCCGCACACGCCCTGCTCACCCCGCTCACCGCCCTCTTCGTGCACGGCAGCTGGCTGCATCTGCTCGGCAACGTGCTCTTCCTGTACGTGTTCGGGGCGATGACCGAGGAACGCATGGGCCGGCTCGGGTTCACCTCCTTCTACGTGATCTCCGGCTACCTGGCCCTGGTCGCCTACGCGGCCGCGCACGCCACGTCCGACCAGACGCTGGTGGGCGCCTCGGGGGCGATCTCGGCGGTGCTCGGGGCGTTCCTGTACCTGTTCCCCAGGGCCCGGGTCACCAGCCTGTTCCCGTTCCTCTTCTTCCTGCCGCTGCGCTTCCCCGCCTGGATCGTGCTGGTCTTCTGGTTCGCCCTCCAGTGGCTGGCCGTCCAGGGCGCGGGCAGCGGGGGGCCGGGCGTGGCCTATCTGGCCCATGTGGTGGGCTTCGCCCTCGGCTTCCTCTACGCCTGGGGGCGTTACCGGCGTACGGATAGAGTGAAGGGACCAGCCACGGCCACCGAGGGAGAAAGCCAGCCGTGA
- a CDS encoding aminotransferase class V-fold PLP-dependent enzyme → MSVFTAAADQSLCAPLPVLGKDVTVPLVTGGEVTYAALDYAASAPALQRVWDDVAAYAPYYGSVHRGAGYLSQLSTDLFENSRATVAEFLGCRAGDQVIFTRSTTDSLNLLAAVVPADCQVFVYETEHHASLLPWRDARVTYLNAPRTPAQAVETLERALADREPYGPALVCVTGASNVTGELWPVKELAAAAHAHGARIVLDAAQLAPHHPVDIAELDVDWVAFSGHKLYAPFGSGVLAGRADWLQEAEPYLAGGGASRKVARRTDGGVDVEWHSTAARHEAGSPNVIGVYSIASACKALTEAGFDNLVAREQYLVDAVRTGLAEVPEVKVLSLFGDDAPRVGVISFVVEGWNSSHFAAALSAEYGIGVRDGLFCAHPLVRTLLGSDPQEVGECGAPEAEPGERSLNAIRVSFGAGTPDEHIERFVRAVKELVLKGAQWKYRTEDGRCVPDRGAAQL, encoded by the coding sequence ATGTCTGTCTTCACCGCTGCCGCCGACCAGTCGCTTTGTGCCCCTCTGCCGGTTCTGGGCAAGGATGTGACGGTTCCGCTGGTCACGGGTGGCGAGGTCACCTACGCCGCGCTCGACTACGCCGCCAGCGCCCCCGCGCTCCAGCGGGTCTGGGACGACGTCGCCGCGTACGCCCCGTACTACGGCAGCGTCCACCGCGGGGCCGGCTACCTCTCGCAGCTCTCCACCGACCTCTTCGAGAACAGCCGCGCGACCGTCGCGGAGTTCCTCGGCTGCCGCGCCGGTGACCAGGTGATCTTCACCCGTTCGACCACCGACTCGCTGAACCTGCTGGCCGCGGTCGTCCCGGCCGACTGCCAGGTCTTCGTCTACGAGACCGAGCACCACGCCTCGCTGCTGCCGTGGCGTGACGCCCGGGTGACGTACCTGAACGCCCCGCGCACCCCGGCCCAGGCGGTCGAGACGCTGGAGCGGGCGCTCGCCGACCGCGAGCCCTACGGTCCCGCGCTGGTCTGCGTCACCGGCGCCTCCAACGTCACCGGCGAGCTGTGGCCGGTGAAGGAGCTGGCCGCCGCCGCCCACGCGCACGGCGCCCGGATCGTCCTGGACGCCGCTCAGCTCGCCCCGCACCACCCCGTCGACATCGCCGAGCTGGACGTGGACTGGGTCGCCTTCTCCGGGCACAAGCTGTACGCGCCCTTCGGCTCGGGCGTCCTCGCCGGCCGGGCCGACTGGCTGCAGGAGGCCGAGCCCTACCTCGCGGGCGGCGGCGCCTCGCGCAAGGTCGCCCGTCGCACCGACGGCGGAGTGGATGTCGAGTGGCACTCCACCGCCGCCCGCCACGAGGCCGGTTCCCCCAACGTCATCGGCGTGTACTCCATCGCCTCCGCCTGCAAGGCGCTCACCGAGGCGGGCTTCGACAACCTGGTCGCCCGGGAGCAGTACCTCGTCGATGCGGTCCGCACCGGCCTCGCCGAGGTCCCCGAGGTCAAGGTGCTCTCGCTGTTCGGCGATGACGCCCCGCGGGTAGGCGTCATCTCCTTCGTGGTGGAGGGCTGGAACAGCTCGCACTTCGCCGCCGCGCTCTCCGCCGAGTACGGCATCGGCGTCCGCGACGGCCTGTTCTGCGCCCACCCGCTGGTCCGCACCCTGCTGGGCAGCGACCCGCAGGAGGTCGGCGAGTGCGGTGCGCCGGAGGCCGAGCCGGGCGAGCGCTCATTGAACGCGATCCGGGTGAGCTTCGGCGCCGGTACGCCGGACGAGCACATCGAGCGGTTCGTCCGCGCGGTCAAGGAGCTGGTGCTCAAGGGCGCGCAGTGGAAGTACCGCACCGAGGACGGCCGCTGCGTCCCGGACCGGGGTGCGGCGCAGCTCTGA
- a CDS encoding NYN domain-containing protein, with translation MEQPASGAESAEAADGAVEALDRPLPEGVRRRVVALVSDAFGGLTVTELPAQLRQYARFTPTRRAKFAGNAMAAALEGDALFRQRIGDRLREGQPELAAALEAGAPPAAADPVDVAAAAYVLRPAGWVKLVAAAGEEVQRADAERADEESRRELERLREELVEARSQTKSETERLRVELDAARKEAESLQRKLRSAVNEVKRGEAALRRSRAEIEAVRSEAAAQVSVAESESRRLKARLGEAEASVEAGRRAAREGRSVEDMRLRLLLDTMLDAASGLRRELALPPSSMRPADGVDAVEPGRLSPKDIAARALSETDPALLDQLLALPQAHLIVDGYNVTKTGYPQLPLEKQRLRLLGGLSVLAAQTGAEMTCVFDGAELAAPVLLAPPRGVRVLFSKPGVTADELIRQLARAEPPGRPVVVVSTDREVADGVAKAGARPVASVLLLKRLSRV, from the coding sequence GTGGAGCAGCCCGCTAGCGGCGCCGAGTCGGCCGAGGCGGCCGACGGCGCCGTCGAGGCGCTCGACCGCCCGCTGCCCGAAGGCGTACGGCGGCGGGTCGTCGCGCTGGTCTCGGACGCGTTCGGCGGCCTGACGGTCACCGAACTCCCGGCCCAGCTGCGGCAGTACGCCCGTTTCACCCCGACCCGGCGGGCCAAGTTCGCCGGGAACGCGATGGCGGCCGCCCTGGAGGGCGACGCGCTGTTCCGGCAGCGGATCGGTGATCGGCTCAGGGAGGGGCAGCCGGAGTTGGCCGCCGCCCTGGAGGCGGGGGCGCCGCCCGCCGCCGCCGACCCGGTCGACGTGGCCGCGGCGGCCTATGTGCTGCGCCCGGCGGGCTGGGTCAAGCTGGTCGCCGCCGCCGGCGAGGAGGTCCAGCGCGCGGATGCCGAGCGCGCCGACGAGGAGAGCCGGCGCGAACTGGAGCGGTTGCGCGAGGAGCTCGTCGAGGCCCGCTCCCAGACGAAGAGCGAGACGGAGCGGCTGCGCGTCGAGCTGGACGCGGCCCGCAAGGAGGCCGAATCCCTCCAGCGCAAGCTGCGCAGCGCCGTCAACGAGGTCAAGCGCGGCGAGGCCGCGTTGCGCCGCAGCCGGGCCGAGATCGAGGCCGTACGGTCCGAGGCGGCCGCCCAGGTCTCGGTGGCCGAGAGCGAGAGCCGGCGGCTCAAGGCGAGGCTCGGTGAGGCCGAGGCGTCCGTGGAGGCGGGCCGCCGGGCCGCCAGGGAAGGCCGCTCGGTCGAGGACATGCGGCTGCGGCTGCTGCTCGACACGATGCTCGACGCGGCGAGCGGACTCCGCCGTGAACTGGCCCTGCCGCCCTCCTCGATGCGTCCCGCGGACGGCGTGGATGCGGTCGAGCCGGGCCGGCTGTCGCCCAAGGACATTGCCGCGAGGGCCCTTTCGGAGACCGACCCGGCCCTGCTCGACCAGCTGCTCGCGCTACCGCAGGCGCATCTGATCGTCGACGGTTACAACGTCACCAAGACCGGCTATCCCCAGCTGCCGCTGGAGAAGCAGCGGTTGCGGCTGCTGGGCGGGCTCTCGGTGCTCGCCGCGCAGACCGGCGCGGAGATGACCTGTGTCTTCGACGGGGCCGAGCTGGCGGCCCCGGTGCTGCTGGCGCCGCCGCGCGGGGTCAGGGTGCTCTTCAGCAAGCCCGGGGTGACCGCCGACGAGCTCATCCGCCAGCTGGCGCGCGCCGAACCTCCGGGCAGGCCGGTCGTGGTGGTCTCCACCGACCGCGAAGTCGCCGACGGAGTGGCGAAGGCGGGCGCCAGGCCCGTTGCGTCCGTCTTGCTCCTGAAGCGCCTTTCGCGCGTCTAG
- a CDS encoding glycosyltransferase family 87 protein yields the protein MRGSAGARLAAAAVWALTRVALLCFVTKVITLPGPDVTSDVSVIYHGWSEVLKTGTYPESDVTWQYPPLAALAVLSPALLPFLDYASAFFVLAFVCDALVLGLLLYAGRGGGRSVAGAWVWVAGVPLLGTTAYARYDVMVTAVAVAALLAGVRHPRVMGVLAAVGALLKVWPALILAGTARGRHTRLAWTAAAGTAAGLLVVCTVAMPGALAFLGFQRDRGTEVESLGALVFHVARQFGWEGRVEYHYGSMEFLGPHVPLVSTLALGLSVLAFGWLLVWRLRAREFGASTPADAAFVAVLLFTTTSRVISPQYMLWLVGLAAVCLVFRDSRMVLPAGLVLLATGVTQWEFPLGFTHVVTSDATGVTLMFVRNGLLVAATLIACGRLWRRTVTGAARDGGSAARSGLGRETEPVGS from the coding sequence ATGAGGGGATCGGCCGGCGCACGGCTCGCCGCCGCGGCGGTGTGGGCCCTGACCAGGGTCGCGCTGCTGTGCTTCGTCACCAAGGTGATCACGCTGCCCGGACCGGACGTGACCAGTGATGTCTCGGTGATCTACCACGGCTGGTCCGAGGTCCTGAAGACCGGTACGTATCCGGAGTCCGACGTCACCTGGCAGTACCCGCCGCTGGCCGCGCTCGCCGTCCTCTCCCCCGCGCTGCTGCCGTTCCTGGACTATGCCTCGGCCTTCTTCGTCCTCGCGTTCGTGTGCGACGCGCTGGTGCTGGGGCTGCTGCTGTACGCGGGCCGGGGCGGCGGCCGGTCGGTGGCGGGCGCCTGGGTGTGGGTGGCCGGGGTGCCGCTGCTCGGCACGACCGCGTACGCCCGTTACGACGTGATGGTCACGGCGGTCGCGGTGGCGGCGCTGCTCGCGGGGGTGCGGCATCCGCGGGTGATGGGTGTGCTGGCCGCCGTCGGTGCGCTGCTGAAGGTGTGGCCGGCGCTGATCCTGGCCGGTACGGCGCGCGGCCGGCATACGCGGCTGGCGTGGACGGCCGCGGCGGGGACGGCGGCCGGGCTGCTGGTGGTGTGCACCGTGGCGATGCCCGGTGCGCTGGCCTTCCTCGGCTTCCAGCGCGACCGGGGCACCGAGGTCGAGTCGCTGGGGGCGCTGGTCTTCCATGTGGCGCGGCAGTTCGGCTGGGAGGGCCGGGTGGAGTACCACTACGGCTCGATGGAGTTCCTGGGCCCGCACGTACCGCTGGTGAGCACGCTCGCCCTCGGTCTGTCCGTCCTGGCGTTCGGCTGGCTGCTGGTGTGGCGGCTGCGGGCCCGTGAGTTCGGTGCGAGCACCCCGGCGGACGCGGCGTTCGTGGCGGTGCTGCTGTTCACGACGACGAGCCGGGTGATCAGCCCCCAGTACATGCTCTGGCTGGTCGGTCTGGCGGCGGTCTGCCTGGTGTTCCGCGACAGCCGGATGGTGCTGCCGGCCGGTCTGGTGCTGCTGGCGACGGGCGTCACCCAGTGGGAGTTCCCGCTCGGGTTCACGCACGTGGTGACCAGCGACGCGACGGGCGTGACGCTGATGTTCGTGCGCAACGGCCTGCTGGTCGCGGCGACGCTGATCGCCTGTGGCCGGCTGTGGCGGCGGACGGTCACCGGGGCGGCGCGCGACGGCGGGTCCGCCGCCCGGTCCGGCCTCGGCCGTGAGACGGAGCCGGTCGGCTCCTGA
- a CDS encoding Lrp/AsnC family transcriptional regulator: MITAIVLIKTSVDRIPEIAEAIAALDSVSEVFSVTGTYDLIAMVRVPKHDDLADVIPGRISKIPGVEATDTHVAFRTYSQHDLEAAFAIGLDA, translated from the coding sequence GTGATCACCGCGATCGTGCTCATCAAAACCAGCGTGGACCGGATTCCCGAGATCGCCGAGGCCATCGCCGCGCTGGACAGTGTCAGCGAGGTCTTCTCGGTCACCGGTACGTACGACCTGATCGCCATGGTCCGGGTGCCCAAGCACGACGATCTCGCCGATGTCATCCCCGGCCGGATCAGCAAGATCCCCGGCGTCGAGGCCACCGACACCCATGTGGCGTTCCGTACCTACTCGCAGCACGACCTGGAGGCCGCCTTCGCCATCGGCCTCGACGCGTAG
- a CDS encoding glycosyltransferase family 4 protein yields the protein MDKTLIVTNDFPPRPGGIQAFLHNMALRLDPEQVVVYASTWKRSPEGRAATAAFDAEQPFTVVRDPTTMLLPTPRVTRRAVRLLREHGCTSVWFGAAAPLGLMAPALRKAGARRLVATTHGHEAGWAQLPAARQLLRRIGEGTDTITYLGEYTRSRIAPALTSRAAARMVQLPPGVDEKTFHPDSGGDRTRAGLGLSDRPVVVCVSRLVPRKGQDTLILAMPAILAQVPDAVLLIVGGGPYTKELERLAEETGVGDSVRFTGPVPWEELPAHYGAGDVFAMPCRTRRGGLDVEGLGIVFLEASATGLPVVAGDSGGAPDAVLDGETGWVVRGGSPEEAADRIVTLLRDPELRRRMGERGRAWVEEKWRWDLLAERLRALL from the coding sequence ATGGACAAGACCCTGATCGTGACCAACGACTTCCCGCCCCGCCCCGGTGGCATCCAGGCATTCCTGCACAACATGGCGCTGCGCCTGGACCCCGAACAGGTCGTCGTGTACGCCTCCACCTGGAAGCGGAGCCCCGAGGGCCGCGCGGCCACCGCCGCTTTCGACGCCGAGCAGCCGTTCACCGTCGTGCGCGACCCGACGACGATGCTGCTGCCGACCCCGCGGGTCACCCGGCGCGCGGTGCGGCTGCTGCGCGAGCACGGCTGCACCTCCGTCTGGTTCGGCGCCGCGGCCCCGCTCGGGCTGATGGCACCGGCGCTGCGCAAGGCGGGCGCCCGCCGCCTGGTCGCCACCACGCACGGGCACGAGGCGGGCTGGGCGCAGCTGCCCGCGGCCCGGCAGCTGCTGCGACGGATCGGCGAGGGCACGGACACGATCACGTACCTGGGGGAGTACACCCGCTCCCGAATCGCCCCCGCGCTCACCTCCCGGGCCGCGGCGCGGATGGTCCAACTGCCGCCCGGCGTCGACGAGAAGACCTTCCACCCCGACTCGGGCGGGGACCGGACGAGGGCCGGGCTCGGGCTCTCGGACCGGCCGGTCGTCGTCTGCGTGTCCCGGCTCGTGCCGCGCAAGGGCCAGGACACGCTGATCCTCGCGATGCCCGCGATCCTGGCGCAGGTCCCGGACGCGGTGCTCCTGATCGTCGGCGGCGGACCGTACACCAAGGAGCTGGAGCGGCTGGCCGAGGAGACCGGGGTCGGTGATTCCGTGCGGTTCACCGGACCGGTGCCGTGGGAGGAGCTGCCCGCCCACTACGGCGCGGGCGACGTCTTCGCCATGCCGTGCCGTACCCGCCGCGGCGGCCTCGACGTGGAGGGCCTCGGCATCGTCTTCCTGGAGGCGTCCGCGACCGGTCTGCCGGTGGTGGCGGGCGACTCGGGCGGCGCGCCCGACGCGGTGCTCGACGGCGAGACCGGGTGGGTGGTGCGCGGCGGCTCCCCCGAGGAGGCGGCCGACCGGATCGTCACGCTGCTGCGCGACCCGGAGCTGCGGCGGCGGATGGGGGAGCGGGGCCGGGCCTGGGTCGAGGAGAAGTGGCGCTGGGACCTGCTCGCCGAGCGGCTGCGGGCGCTGCTCTGA